Proteins from a genomic interval of Sporolactobacillus sp. Y61:
- a CDS encoding ABC transporter ATP-binding protein codes for MSKNQSPGGRRHGGGHGTMHLPLQKPKHFKKTFNRLLGYLRPHVGVLITVFAAAVLSTLFSILAPKLMGDATTRLFEGMMNKIRGVPGAQMDFDYIWNIVVTLIVLYVLSSLFMYVMQYLMSGVSQKMVYTLRRQVNEKLARLPVRYFDTHPYGDVLSRAVNDSENISNTLSQSLTTSITSIVTLLGVLVMMLTISPLLTVVLLVTIPLSLVGIKGIAGRSQLYFKQQQERIGKLNGHVEEMFTGHQVVKAFNREPQAINTFKEINGSLYHSAWKAQFLSGIIMPMMMFIGNIGYVLISVVGGMLVINRTIQIGDIQAFIQYARQFGQPLNQIANISNIIQSTIASAERIFEILDEEEDTPDLPEPAVLPEPRGHVRFEQVSFRYKADQPLIEQMNIDAAAGSSIAIVGPTGAGKTTLINLLMRFYDCDAGRITIDGVDIKTLKRDALHHLFGIVLQDTWLFSGTIRENIAYGREKATEEEIVRAAAAAHADHFIRTLPDGYDTIINEEGSNLSQGQKQLLTIARALLADPVILILDEATSSVDTRTEVHIQKAMQTLMKNRTSFVIAHRLSTIRESDLILVMNHGHVVEQGTHTTLLEKGGFYADLYNSQFENNDQKQITG; via the coding sequence ATGAGTAAAAATCAGTCTCCAGGCGGCCGTCGCCACGGAGGTGGCCATGGGACCATGCACCTGCCGCTTCAGAAACCAAAGCATTTCAAAAAAACGTTCAACAGACTGCTGGGTTACCTGAGGCCGCATGTGGGGGTTCTGATCACTGTTTTTGCCGCCGCTGTCCTGAGCACGCTATTTTCGATCCTTGCACCGAAGCTGATGGGTGATGCCACCACCCGGCTTTTTGAAGGGATGATGAACAAAATCCGGGGCGTACCGGGCGCGCAGATGGACTTCGATTATATCTGGAATATTGTCGTCACCCTGATTGTTCTGTACGTACTCAGTTCTCTGTTCATGTATGTGATGCAATATCTGATGAGTGGCGTTTCACAGAAAATGGTCTACACCCTGCGCAGGCAGGTCAATGAAAAACTGGCCAGACTGCCGGTTCGCTATTTTGACACGCATCCGTATGGGGATGTGCTCAGCCGGGCGGTCAATGATTCGGAGAACATCAGCAATACACTTTCGCAAAGCCTGACCACCTCGATTACTTCAATTGTCACCCTGCTCGGTGTGCTTGTGATGATGCTGACAATCAGTCCGCTGCTGACGGTTGTTCTGCTTGTGACGATCCCGCTCAGCCTTGTAGGTATAAAAGGGATCGCCGGCCGGTCGCAGCTCTATTTCAAACAGCAACAGGAACGAATCGGCAAACTGAACGGGCATGTCGAAGAGATGTTTACCGGTCACCAGGTGGTCAAAGCATTCAACCGCGAACCGCAGGCGATTAACACGTTCAAAGAGATCAACGGCAGCCTGTACCACTCAGCATGGAAAGCCCAGTTCCTCTCAGGAATCATCATGCCGATGATGATGTTTATTGGAAACATCGGTTATGTGCTGATCTCTGTGGTCGGCGGTATGCTCGTGATTAACCGTACGATTCAGATTGGCGACATCCAGGCATTTATTCAATATGCCCGGCAGTTCGGCCAGCCGCTGAATCAGATTGCGAATATCTCGAACATTATCCAGTCGACGATTGCTTCAGCGGAACGGATTTTTGAAATCCTGGATGAAGAGGAGGATACCCCCGATTTGCCGGAACCGGCAGTTTTGCCGGAACCGAGAGGACACGTCCGATTTGAACAGGTTTCTTTCCGGTACAAAGCCGATCAGCCGCTGATCGAACAAATGAACATCGATGCAGCTGCCGGTTCATCCATTGCCATTGTCGGTCCTACAGGTGCCGGAAAGACGACGCTGATTAATCTGCTGATGCGTTTCTATGACTGCGATGCGGGGCGAATCACCATTGACGGTGTGGATATTAAGACATTGAAACGGGATGCGCTGCACCACCTGTTCGGGATAGTCCTTCAGGATACCTGGCTGTTCAGCGGAACAATCCGTGAGAACATTGCCTACGGACGCGAGAAAGCTACAGAAGAGGAGATTGTCCGTGCGGCCGCTGCCGCGCATGCCGACCATTTCATCCGGACACTGCCTGATGGTTATGACACAATCATTAATGAGGAAGGCTCAAATCTGTCGCAGGGGCAGAAACAGCTGCTGACGATTGCCCGGGCACTTCTTGCGGATCCTGTGATCCTGATTCTTGATGAAGCCACGAGCAGTGTTGATACCCGGACGGAGGTCCATATACAGAAAGCCATGCAGACTCTCATGAAAAACCGTACAAGCTTTGTCATCGCACATCGCCTGTCGACGATCAGAGAATCCGATCTGATTCTGGTCATGAACCATGGACATGTTGTTGAACAGGGTACGCACACCACTTTACTTGAAAAAGGCGGGTTTTATGCTGATCTGTACAACAGCCAGTTTGAAAACAATGATCAAAAGCAGATTACCGGATAA
- a CDS encoding ABC transporter ATP-binding protein has product MIRLSKYFRPYLRAAVLSVVFVFLQSLANLYLPTLMSDIVDTGIVKGDMPYIYKMGVLMLLVTLVAGGFTVVSNYLASKAANGFGRDLRNEMFSHVETFSLKEFDQVGTSSLITRTTNDIAQIEQVFMMMLKLMTMAPLMCIGGIIMAVYKDAQLSLVFIVALPLLIAGVVVLAKWAIPLFKQIQKKMDRMNLVLREELTGIRVIRSFNRIKHETKRFDTANRDMMQTSIRINQIMAAALPVMMLIMNLSSVAIVWFGGLRIDQGAMQVGDLMAFIQYAMMIMFSVLMGAMMLIMVPRAQVSAVRVNEVLDIQPDIRDAGRTKDYPAPAGDRGVTFKDVTCRYPGAEKPALSDISFTAQPGEMTAIIGGTGAGKSTLLNLIPRFFDVSEGSVKVNGTDVREMRLEDLRSLISYVPQKAVLFSGTVAENIRYGDGSAADVSVREAARAAQADEFISQMPDGYDSVIAQDGKNISGGQKQRLAIARALIRKTDIYLLDDSFSALDYRTGAKLQKELRHMTESAVLIIVAQRISTVLHADRIIVLDEGSVTGIGTHQELMETCPVYREIVSSQGNKEELA; this is encoded by the coding sequence TTACGGGCGGCGGTCCTTTCCGTGGTTTTTGTTTTTCTGCAATCCCTTGCTAACCTGTATCTGCCGACTTTGATGTCGGATATTGTCGATACCGGTATCGTTAAGGGGGACATGCCTTACATTTATAAGATGGGCGTCCTCATGCTGCTCGTGACGCTTGTGGCCGGGGGGTTCACGGTCGTCTCAAATTATCTGGCTTCAAAAGCGGCAAACGGCTTCGGACGTGATTTGCGAAATGAAATGTTTTCACATGTCGAGACGTTCTCCCTGAAAGAGTTTGATCAGGTCGGGACAAGTTCACTGATCACCCGGACGACCAATGACATCGCCCAGATCGAACAGGTCTTTATGATGATGCTTAAGCTGATGACCATGGCACCGCTGATGTGTATTGGCGGGATTATTATGGCGGTATACAAGGATGCTCAATTATCTCTTGTTTTTATTGTCGCCCTGCCGCTGTTGATCGCCGGGGTCGTTGTTCTGGCGAAATGGGCTATTCCGCTTTTTAAACAGATTCAGAAAAAAATGGACCGAATGAATCTGGTGCTGCGTGAGGAATTGACGGGGATCCGCGTCATCCGGTCGTTCAATCGGATAAAGCATGAAACAAAGCGGTTTGATACGGCTAACCGGGATATGATGCAAACATCGATCCGGATTAATCAGATTATGGCCGCGGCGCTGCCGGTGATGATGCTGATTATGAACCTGTCGTCGGTTGCGATCGTCTGGTTCGGCGGGCTGAGAATTGACCAGGGTGCGATGCAGGTCGGAGATCTTATGGCCTTTATTCAGTACGCGATGATGATCATGTTTTCTGTCCTGATGGGGGCCATGATGTTGATTATGGTTCCGCGGGCGCAGGTGTCGGCTGTGCGTGTCAATGAAGTGCTGGACATTCAGCCGGACATCCGTGATGCCGGCAGGACGAAAGACTATCCGGCGCCGGCCGGTGACCGTGGTGTAACATTCAAAGATGTAACCTGCCGTTACCCTGGAGCAGAAAAACCGGCCCTTTCCGATATTTCTTTCACCGCTCAGCCTGGAGAGATGACGGCAATTATTGGCGGGACAGGTGCCGGAAAGTCGACATTGCTGAATCTGATCCCCCGGTTTTTCGACGTGTCGGAAGGCAGCGTAAAAGTAAACGGGACGGATGTCCGCGAGATGCGGCTTGAGGACCTGCGAAGTTTGATCAGCTATGTCCCGCAGAAAGCGGTCCTGTTCAGCGGAACGGTAGCAGAAAACATCCGTTATGGGGACGGTTCGGCGGCAGATGTGTCGGTCAGGGAGGCGGCACGTGCAGCGCAGGCAGATGAATTTATCAGTCAAATGCCTGACGGATATGATTCGGTCATTGCTCAGGACGGTAAAAATATTTCCGGTGGCCAGAAGCAGCGGCTCGCAATCGCCCGTGCCCTGATCAGAAAAACCGATATCTATTTACTGGACGACAGTTTCTCGGCACTCGATTACCGGACGGGTGCAAAACTGCAGAAAGAGCTGAGACATATGACGGAGTCGGCTGTCCTGATTATTGTCGCACAGCGTATCAGTACAGTGCTCCATGCCGACCGAATCATCGTTCTGGATGAGGGTTCGGTGACCGGAATTGGAACGCATCAGGAATTAATGGAAACCTGCCCGGTTTACCGGGAAATTGTATCATCGCAGGGGAATAAGGAGGAGCTGGCATGA